From the Xiphophorus couchianus chromosome 11, X_couchianus-1.0, whole genome shotgun sequence genome, the window ttttaaataatcctAGTGTCGCAAGAAAAGATGTTTATAGATATTATCAAAGTCTATATTTACACAAGGAATTAACTATTTGCTCGGCTGGGTTAAATACCATCAGCCATGAAAACACAGTTGTACTCTTGCTAAACTGTAGTCGAGCTCCTGCAGAAGGCAATCAATAATTCAGCTATTGCAGCCCAGGAGCAAAAATCAAATACGCATGTTCAGTTGCTCTTATGGtacattgcaaaagtattcataccctttaaGTTTTTCACATTGCTTAACATTGCCAGCacaaatattaatgtattttattggaattttgtgatagaccaacacaaagaagaatTTTGAAGTGGAAGTAAATTGAGGAGTAAAATGgtatttgttcttctttttacaaattaaaagaaaaactggttttcttctttagtttgatatccctaaataaaatgcgGAGAAATCGATTGCATTCAGAAGTCACATAATAAGTAAATGTTCTGTGTGTGTATAGTTCTTTATCAGGTCTGAGGACTCCAAAGCGCCATACACTACAATCCGTTATTCACCCATTCATATACACTGGGTGAATGTAGCTTAGCTTGTAGAATAGCTTGTAGAATGTAGCTTGTAGAAACATGTAGCTTACactgatggtggtaagctacagtatattgtagccacagctgccctagGGCAAACTGACAGAACCATAGCTGCCATATAATTAGCACCAGtgggccctctgaccaccatCAGCGGGCAAAGCAGGAAAAGtgtcttgctcaaggacacaatGGACACAGTGGAGGTTCAAACCCTCAACCCACCAGTCACAGGACAAACCCCTACCACCTGAGCCTCTGCTTCCAGGTTGCAATAATGTGTGATGTGATAAAGTTTGCAGGGTGCGAATGCTTCTGCCAGGTTCTGTCCTTGCTGTGATATTCCTCATGTTTCTCCtaatttttcttctcctttcagAGTGTCTGAACTATGACGCTGTGCAGGTAGTGTCCAAATCCTGTTACAGCAAACAGAAGTGCACCATTGCTGTTGGCAACCAGACCTTCAGGGATCCCTGCTTTCCAGGAACCAGGAAGTACCTCAGTGTGCTTTATTCATGTGGTAGGACCCTCTCCTGCTTCCTCTTTCACATAATAGACAGAAGCCTTGTGATGCATTAAAATACCAGCTCGCATGATGTCATGTTATCACAACCTTGTTCATTATGCTGCAGTTCTTTCAGTGAGcatttgttgtttgctgctttgaGTTCTTATCTTCAGATCCCAGCTTTCAGTGACTCTGTCCTAACTCCACCCTAAAAAAGAATCATAATATAAAGAAGTGGGAAACAAGACTcccaagttttttgtttttttacttcctgtgaTTGACAGAAATGCCAGCGAGGACATCAACTAACACCATTCATATACCATAATTTGAAACCCAATGAGTAGTTCCTAGTATAATTGTTGGCTCTATTTATAGCACAACAATGCAGCGCAGGCATTAATACAGGACTGCTGAGTATTTTAAGATTCAGTTCTCCACCCAGATTGGAATCAGGAGACTCAGGCAACTACTTCTTTGCatctccaccaccagtgtcttaaaaacatgttcatacCCATTTGGTGCtgtaaacatacatttttaagttttgccaCAGATCCATAGTGGGATTTATGTCTGAATCATGTTTCAACATGGATATTCAGAGTTTTACACAGTGTTTTACATGCAGTCCAAAAACGTTACTTTTTGTCTCATCTTCCCAGAGGACATTCTTAGTTGTTTGTTTCATAGCTTGTGGTGACCTGCTAAAATGAAACCTTGTgtgtttctttcaacaatggttttcttctttccactCATCTACGCTGTGCCCGACGAATAGTTGcttggctgcttctcttattaatgctctccttgctcCATCTATTAGTTTGGGTGGATGCTAACACCTCTGTTTGTGGTTGTATCAAATTGCTCATATTTTTGGATTTGTTGTGATGTggtaaaataatcaaatatggTATGAATGCTTTCACAAGCCATTGTATATCAACTGGTTAGCAGCAAAGAAagactcttcttttttttaatagtgcCAAAGTCTTTACTTAAAGAGGCAGACCCAAACATACTGAGCTCCACCTCACTTCCCACTACAGAAAAAGGTACCAGCATCTATTTGCTGTTGTTCTATGTTTGTAAAGTCGCCTGCTCATAGTTGTTTTGTGAACTTTACAAAAGCTCCTGCTGCAGATCTGGAGTCAAATAGGCCCAATAGTTCGGGAGCAATGATGAGCAACTCTCTCCTGACCTACGCCTTTATCAAAGGTAACTTTCTCTTTTCCAAGTTTTCTACACATTTTGATGTAAACATAGACTTTTTCAGACTGAAGTTTCTATAATTATCACCCTTTTAGTCCTTGTAAAACATACATTATTAAACATTGTCTTTATGCCACACTTTCTACATTGGGTAGTCTTTAAATGCTACCCAAAGggaagctgaaaaacaaaacaaaattaagaagTAAGAAAGAAATTCCACAAAACGAAGAAAAGGAGGGAGAGAAGACAAATGACAAAGGAAGTTAAAACTAAAGGAcagatctacacaaggagggaTAGAAACAGACATGTgagggagggaaggagaaaAGGGTTTAGAAGTATAAAAAGTACCAGGAAGAAAATAAGATCAAAGGttctaaaaaatgacatatttaaacataacaTAATCTGCCAGGTTCTGTCCTTGCTGTGGTATTCCTCATGTTTCTCCTAATTTTTCTgctattttaaaactatttgcCTATCCAGTGCTTAAAGACTGAAATCAAATTTCAGCCTTTTCCAGACTGTGTATTAAACCTTCTCCTTTTCATCTTTTCCCACATAGATCACCCAGAAATGGCAGCGCTGCTTTTCACCTCCAGCGTGTGTGTGGGCCTGCTCTTCACACTGCTGGCTCTATCTGTCCAAGTGACCTGCAGGAGGCGGCGGCTCAGAGATCACACACTTGGAGCCAAGTCAAATGGCCTGACTCCCAACTGTTCTAAGCAggatgatgaggaggatgaagcaGAAGATGATGAAGACGACAAAGAAGAAACTGAGAGCTCTTTGCTCTCGACTGCAGAGAGGAAGGGGATAAAAGGCTGGGAGGAAGTGACTTATGTAAGCGAGGAGGCTGAGCTGGCGGAAAGGATCGAACGCAGAGACATGATCATCCAGGAGATTTGGATGAACTCCTATCTGAACGGCAGCTCCTGCTGAATAAATCGTGTGGATATTTGTTCAGATTCCTCATGCTTCACatttccaaaaaacatttttataccacaagatgaaaataaaaatctgacaagcCATCTTTGCTACATAACATTCTAATAATCTGCAACAGAGGGATCAGAAAAGTGTATGCTGCAAGAAGCTTGAGTGCTGTGTATGTTATTtatcagcaaatgtttttttgttttttttactgtttaataaaaatattaaatcacaaaatttGAAAGCTCTGTTATCCATTCGTCATCCTTCAGCTGCTGTGTTGTTATGAACTAAAGGTTAGTATAGCCTGTCATCTAAAATACGGAGATCAAGCAGCTATTTATTCAAAAAGCCTAAAAACAGCATCACTGCATCTTCtgaggtaattttttttcagatctgagcagaataataatgaaatgcaACAATATGCTAAATTTAAATCTCGAGTTGCCATTTAGTTTTAATACAAATATCCAAATTTCCAGAGTTTTCAGCATTTTCATCCTGTATTTAAAGTATACATATAAAGGCTGATGTATTTATGGCTGGAGGAAAGATAAACCAATGGATGGAGCAGCACATGGATGGGTAGGCAGTCTGAACACTCAAATTCCAGACGTGGAAAATTCAAATGTCAGAATTTCTCTGGAACCCTACAATGTTACCCGCCTCTTTTCggtgttttgtttcctttttgaatAAGTCAGCTCTGTAATTGACCCCACACAGTTCTCCCTCCCAGTTCCCTGGTCAGCACTGCTGAAATGATGACTGTGTTGCAACTTCCTGCCTCTGGGCTACAATGACCAAATGAAGTATGTGTTCCACTACTGTGAGACAAAGAGAGGAAAGGTGTAACATCCTTGTCCCTGCACTctaagaaaaactgaattttctgttGCAAAACATCCGTCACTGGAAACATTGGAAACAATTCTTTTATTCGTATTTTCACCAACAtaccaatatttttattatggaTATATTAAACCAGGGTTAATCATGTCTGTTTTATCTGATGCAGTAAAGACATCTGGCTGCATATccttttcaaaaacaatcaaagtcaAGTCGTAGGGAAACGAATGATCTCTGATAGAGCTCAGgtaagaaaaacaggaaaacctgCCTCAGGTTGCTATTAGGCAGTCTTGGCCAGTTGTATTAAGAAAGGCAGAAATTGAGTCACTGGAATATCTGGAGGGCAAGTTGTCAGAGTCACCTTGGCCCCCATTTTATATTCGTAAGGCCCTGAAATTGTCTTTTGAGGGCCTGCCTGTTCGACCACTCTGAGTCCAGGTAGCTATCATCGTCTGCTTCGTCCAGTTTCTAGAAGCGTTATAAGAACAAAGTTAGGTTGCACATACAGAACGGTTCCATGGAGCATATAGGCTCACTTTACCCAACCTCACCTTAAATTCTTCCTGTCTTTTGTAGTAATGCAGCATCATCTGTTTCTGCTGTTCATCAGTGACCAAGGGCTCTCTCGCTGGCGCCCCCTGTCCTTtctaaagcaaataaataactgGTTAAGTAGAAAGGCACTTTGAcaaaaagtattaataaataaatattaacctTGACAAATTACAGATTCTCACCTTTTGGAGTTTGACCACAAGCtttgtcttttcatttcttccGATGTAATCCTGAAGTTTTTTCCCTCTCTGCATCTCTTTACCAGCCCACCAAAGCTGGCATTCTTCTTCTGTGATCACCTGCAGAGATGCCTGAGGAACAACAGATGGAGAGGGCAGATGGAAAGGACAGAgggtccaaaaaaaaaaaaaagcaggttgAAACTGGATGTGGGAGATGGCTCCAAAAGCAAGCTCTCAAACTGTTACATTCGACAGAGTATACTCCTTAAAAACGAAATGTGTCTCAAGTCAGTAACCTGGGATTCTACTAAATCTTCAtgtcaaaacttaaaaatgtattattttcagtatttctttcacaatttgtaaatattaaatgcaaaagTTCACTCTGAATATTCAGCAGATGATGAATACACGAACAAACGGATGTCCAGATGGTTACAACATGTCTACTAAGAATTTCCTAGAGAGTCTAAGAAGACTGATTAGAGGCTCCTTCTATCAAAGCACTGAACATTGATTAAAACACTATCAGCAGGCTAACCTGTGTCCCTGACAGATCTTCCTGATCATCAAACTCCATTCTTATTGGGTCATGAGGAGGCAGCCCCATAGGGTAAACAATCATCACAGCACCCCTTAGTTGATCCAGCGCTTCTTTTACCATTTCCATGGTGACACAAACATTAGCTTGAGCCTGTTTCTGCAAAATCAGAGCAACAGAGGTGATTGCTTGACCAATGATGACAACAGCAAGGAggtaaaaatgcagtttttgcagtaaaactCACTTTAGAGATGAGTGCTTTTGCTTCCTCAACTGTCCTCATCAACACTTCCTTCATTTTATCATTTGGGGCTggtatgcaaaaaaaaaaaaaaatatatatatatatatatatatcagtaaACAGAAAGGATTGCAAAACTACTTTTTACCCAAACTTGCAGAAGAATATTTAAAACGTCAGTCCACTTTTAGTTGTAGGATATAACAATTTCAAGTGGAGTAAATTACAAGTGGTTTAATATCAAGCCATTTGACGTGTCAGTACCAAGCAAAATTGTTTCCAATTTCTAAAAGGATAGCTGTGTTTACTTGGGAACAgcaaacttgtttgtttttttctttacaaaggtTCCACCAAAGAGATAAGTTCTCACCATGTCCATTCCTCCTCCCGATCTCATCCTTCCTAAATATCTTCCCTCCACTTGGAATGCATCGTTCTTCCCATTCATCCTTCAGTTTCAGCTCCACAATTTGCTCATCTGTCAGTCCCTGCATGTTGGGTGGGAGTGTGACGCCATGATCGGCCAGCTCTGGGATCTCTAACAAGACACagcaaagaagaataaaaaaaaaaaactatgttgATACCAGATAGAAAGATTACAAATTTAACTGTATCCTGACAAATTCTATATAATATATAGGGCAATGTCTCAAAGAGTGTAGCGCTTTCAGATgaaaggaaacataaaatatgatttgCAAGCCTTTTCTACAAATAGACATCTCAAGTGTGGTGCGAATATATTCTTAAACACTTCTTCCACCCGCAGTGTACATCTCTGTActttcatgatgctgtttgatCACTATTGTTCTCAAACAAACCTTTGCAGAACAGATGGATTTATACTGAAATAGATTACACAACCAAATTGAttgtactggattttatttaggagtccTGAACAGTCCTGAATAAAAacgcatgccacacttttcagtttttccatttgtaaaacatttcgATAACCGTCAAACAGTTCACTTTGTGTTGATATATTGCATAAAATTGAACGCAACTGTAAAACTGCTTTAACACTTCACAGTAGCAGGGAAGAGTAGGATGTGGATCTTTAACAGAAAGCACAGGCAGCAATGGAGACAGAGTTTTACCTGAACATATCCTATCCACTTTGAGCCTGCCGTTGTAAATAGCAGTAACCTGCTGGATCAACGATTCCAGAGCAGCGTCCGTTGTGGTGTTGAACAGAAACTGGCTCTCATCTCCGCGCTTCACATGCAGCTGCACCATCCTTTACCAGCTCTCCTCCTAACAGAGACGGTTATAGgcgaaagaagaaaaaaagttgctgCTAGTCCCGATGCCGAGAACCAAGGCGTCTTCAGGTCAACAGAGTAACCATGGTGACAGAGAAGCGCGGATGCTTCCAGAACAGCACGACTAACCTCAGCTAGCCAGTTGGTGTAGCCGTTAGCCACGGGTGGCGCTTGGTGTTTAACAATGAAAATTATACACAGCTTTGGATCCTAGTGAAGCTTACCTGGCAAGGAAAATGACAAGTAGGTCTTCTTAGCAGCTGAGTGTGAacttataatttgtttttaactgcaGTTACCATTTCCGATTGTGGAGTTACTTCTTCTAATGGAGTCCTGTACTGCGGCTTCTAGAATATTGTCACACTTACTGCCCTCTAACGGTAAGGAACATTATTATTCTGAAGCAGTACTTCCAGATGAATTTTGTACTTAACCTGACTTTGTCCCTTTGTATTTTAGCAATTTAACATCTCTTAAAAACGCTACCAATCTTTAACAAAATGAATACCGTCAAGCCAATTTAAGGGAACATTGATGACCAACACGTTGTAGGGAATtaatgtgaagtgaaagaataaattgtttacagaaaaactgaagtgtGTTATTTACTTGTATTCAGTTCTATTTGtcaataattagaaataaattacagtaCAATAGAGTCCACATAGGAATAAATTACTCTCAGTCTCAGCGTAAATACAGCGGTCTTCTGAAGGCTTCAGAGGATTGTCATTATTCCAAACTTTCAACATCTCATGGAGTTCTGCTCCatcatggaaaaacaaaaagtatacACTATGCCACAACTGCAAAAAGACCAAACTGAATGGCTTGGCACCTTTGGAACAGTTAAAAACTCCATATTGCCAAGGAGAGCACAAATTCCAGGTGGGAGAACCTATGAGGTAGACTTTGAACTGCTGTTTATAAGCCTTGCAGGGTGCATGGTAAAGATATAGAAGGTGCTACATGCAAACTTTTTGTGTGATGCAAAATTAATATTGCACATCACCCTCATcactatgtttgttttttttatgtggccaGCTACCCATGACAAAATTACAAAGGGATaacacacacaagcaaaaactaaaaatatataagacTTTCATTACTTTTATGCATGTAGTGGCAAGGGAGAGTTGATATTCCTGCTATATGTTGAGAATAGGTACATAATTTTATGAGCTTTATGAGCTGCAAAGCCCTTGAAGCCCTATGTTCTTCTTCCATACATAGGCAGACTAAACAGCCAAAGGCAGAATGCCAACAAAGGCATAGGGTatgaaaaagagacaaaaaataataaatatttccagaGCACATGGGTGGCTAATGCAAgctttgtttatgtttccaAGTCTGTCTGTACAAACGTCTATGCCCAGAGGTGTATCCCATAATTAGTTTTTGTGATTAAGAAACATTGGCCACATTAGCTGTGTTAGCCAAAATTAAAGCGGCGAAACATTAATAACTTGATGGTTGTGAcagtcattttaattaaaagcattgtgtgtctttcattttgaaatactgccaaaGACTTAGATTTAGCTGGTTTCCTCATACACCATTAGGTCACAGAGTTTGTAGAAATGTCTGTCACCTCATTTCCaagaaatgatgaaatgtgttttcttttatttttacaatctACAGTAATATGATAACACATTAGTAAGTTGAAATTGATTTACAGGTAGAGCTGTGAATTAATAACGTTCAGCCCCACCTacccccaaaaacaaaataaaacaaaatatacttgtcaatgtacatttattttagcacACATACAACACAAACTGTTTCATACATTAATGTGCCATCTGCTTTGCACGTAAACTATGGAACAATGGATATTAACATGAATTACAGCTTCATGTATTCACTTTAGTACATACAGAATATGTTTGTTTCACAACACAGACTCTTATTTACTATGGATTATAGCCCATAAAAAGGGAAATCAACCTCACAAAGGGAGTAATTTGTTACCTAAAAGAAATCTTGAATCTGAACcgtgacatgatgtaaagcactggCTAGTGATCGACTGTTGATACAGTATCTACTGCACACATTGAGATAACAACAGATATATTTAAGAGATGGGGTGTAAGCTATTGGTGCCTGATACTCTTGCTTACACATAGATTTTAAATACAGAGAATGAGATTTACTTTGCGTATTTACATGTGACAAAAGCATAGAAGCAAAACCTAACAGACATGATCTTCagtttataattttcttttctcaaaaattCTTCTAAGacatttatccatttatttaatttctatgtGAAAGGGGGGACATGTTACATGTCTAGACAATATTTGGTGTGTCATGTTAGGATGGATACTGCCCCTAACTGATTCTTCAGCACATCCATTTCCTCTCATCATTGCCTGGCAAACAAGTATTTAATGAGTAAATCAGGAAGTACAAGACAAAATACTGAAACAAccctaaaaatgaataaaaattctGTAAgactataaaacaaacaacttctCAACAGCTGGAAACAGTCATATTCGGACATTAAATGTGGAATATTAAATACTTTGCGCAACTTGTAACTAGAGATGCAACAAGAAATGGGCTGATGATCAGAACccaaaaatgtttcagctgactgggaaaaaaagcacagatgggcaaaaagtattttttcccccttcagtaaatgcaaaatacacaGAAGACAGGAGGTGGCACTGACAACAACACTCTTAGGTGTGCATACTGTTGCTAAGTGAAGAAGACTCCCAGACAGCTAGTTTTAGAATAAGTGAGGTGTTTAAACTAAAGTCAAAGGAAACAGAGATTCAAGAAGCTGTTAAAAAGGTAACCTTTTTTGCAATATCAACAAAAGTCTGTAGAGAACAAGACTTTTCAGAATTAACAGGAAGGCTTGGCAGAGTACAGTGATGTTTATCTCTCTTGAGCTTTTCACTTTTGTCTGTTATGAATTATGCtgaatttggaaatgtttgcatctgcttggaaatttcagagttaaGGTACGGACTCACATTCTCTAGGAAACATGGACCAATATAGGATGCTATGGATGACCTAAAATATTTCCTCTGAAATCATTTCGTAGCAACTGTTGTCTCACACAAACAATGTGAGAGTCCCATTGCTactaattataataattaatgaCTGCTTACGGCAGAATAACTAAAATATATTCTATTTGAGCCATGGTCAGCTGGAAGTGTTCTCATCTGACCAAGAGAAAGTGCTATGTGagagtttttatttgataaagaaAAGGTCCCTTACTTTAATTTACATTATTGCCTTTAATCAGCAACTGACAggttaaaggaaaaacacagttGCAGGCATAGGTGAGTGAATATTGGCTTTAAGCTTCGAGTCTATAACAAAATATGATGGTTCCCACTCTTCAATCTTTATACAAGCtcacattcaaaacaaacacacaaacaaaaaaaaaacacaacagatgaTATGCACCTCAAACACAGCACATCACTTCTCACCACAGTAACAATAATTATTTAGAGTAGCTGGTACAAGAAATGATAATAAATGACTCAAAGTAAGCAAAAAAGTGCTGTCTGGTTATAACCCTTGCAGATCCAGAGAATGCTGTCATTGTACTTTAAATACAAGTACACACACTACCACGCAACATTGTTATAGTTTCTAATAGTATAGATTGATGccttgggtaaaaaaaaaaggaggaatcAAACTGAAATGATCTTTTCTGTTAGAACCTGCATGACCGGGAGAGTGCATACAGCATCTCAGTGCATATTCGTATCATCAAGCAAAACCTCTGGCTTGATCCTTGCAAACACACTCACACGTCCAGcaagttctttttaaaatcatacgTACATATATACAAAATTTTGCGATGTAGAAGTTTGGATGCTGAGCTAAACAACACTCTTTgtaatgtacagtacagaccaaaagtttggacacaccttttaattcaatgagtttcctttattttcatgactattgacattgtagattcacactgaaggcatcaaaactatgaataacacttgtggaaatatgcactaaacaaaaaagtgtaaaacaactgaaaatatcccttatattctagtttcttcaaagtagcaaccttttgctgtgattactgctttgcacacactctgcattttcttgatgagcttcaagaggtagtcacctgaaatggttttcacttcatagatgtgccctgtcaggttaataagtgggatttcttgccttataaatagtcatgaaaataaagaaaacccattgaattagaaggtgtgtccaaacctttggtctgtactgtatatcggCTTAAAGATAAGGAATGCCAACGGAAAACtaaatgagacattttcaaGAGAATGTGGTGATATTATAGAATATCAGTCCTGCGGCAGTCCGGTTAAACTGACACAATGGCTTGTGCTCTTGCTGTTTCCCCACACCGTGGAGTCAACAAATCCAGTGCAAATGAAATTACATTCACAAATTAAAGTGACTAAGTCTGAAGCTGTCAATTCCAGGTAACAAAAACAAGGACCCAGAATCCTGCAGTGCTCATCCTGCAACCAGATGACAAAGAGAAGGACAAAGACCAACTGTTGCTCTGAGAGCTCAGATTAGTTAAAATGGTGGATGGGAACCGCAGAGTCATCTGCAAAGCCACACATATTTATATGAAACACCAGCGCAGCCACACAGGTATGCTTTGATATTGCACAGGTGTGTAAACGCATGACTTGTGTATATAGATATACTATATAGGACAACATACTGTAGACACAGGCACAGTTTGCTGCTGTTAGTTAAAACATACATAGCAAGTAAGAGTAAATCAAatgttaaaggggcagcattatgtgtttttcaggcacatagtgccattttatagcacaatgaagTAAGTatgctaccttcagttgttataaaaatgctgtatttatCAAACATAATTTGACTTAAAAATTTAATgcgggcctctgtctctttaggAAGAGACACTCCATCTTCATCACAACAACTCAATTAagtctttaacttttttttttttttaccagtgtttcactgatAAATAGCTCATATAATAAGCCAGCACATGTACAGAtctgccaggtgtttgctaattgttgctgccactagtctgaaggaactgagtggcAAAGGTGTGGGAGAGGGGTGCACTGTGGAGACTGGGCTTGAAGACTGCGCTGCGTGGAAAAGACAACGCTGAGTGAAAGCAAGCATCATGgacagttgaatggttgccatgggagattaatagatttctcaaacatgcatgaaagaatcaaagcaacacc encodes:
- the eva1c gene encoding protein eva-1 homolog C isoform X1, with the translated sequence MRVMSWTRPFHGLDWSHSLFYLTLLLWTRRMNGLADFSNYLSRIITSHSAHACDGTPLRLHCPRHSTISIQSAFYGSGEVRLCTEDPTSGPRNHRCSALTALQKILSECQNLRDCQLPVSHLLFGKDPCPGKNKYLHVNYKCKPTEHKTQVVCEGETIILHCKTPNVLIIYAAVYGRGLGQTDTCPSLSARPPPFECLNYDAVQVVSKSCYSKQKCTIAVGNQTFRDPCFPGTRKYLSVLYSCVPKSLLKEADPNILSSTSLPTTEKAPAADLESNRPNSSGAMMSNSLLTYAFIKDHPEMAALLFTSSVCVGLLFTLLALSVQVTCRRRRLRDHTLGAKSNGLTPNCSKQDDEEDEAEDDEDDKEETESSLLSTAERKGIKGWEEVTYVSEEAELAERIERRDMIIQEIWMNSYLNGSSC
- the eva1c gene encoding protein eva-1 homolog C isoform X2, whose amino-acid sequence is MRVMSWTRPFHGLDWSHSLFYLTLLLWTRRMNGLADFSNYLSRIITSHSAHACDGTPLRLHCPRHSTISIQSAFYGSGEVRLCTEDPTSGPRNHRCSALTALQILSECQNLRDCQLPVSHLLFGKDPCPGKNKYLHVNYKCKPTEHKTQVVCEGETIILHCKTPNVLIIYAAVYGRGLGQTDTCPSLSARPPPFECLNYDAVQVVSKSCYSKQKCTIAVGNQTFRDPCFPGTRKYLSVLYSCVPKSLLKEADPNILSSTSLPTTEKAPAADLESNRPNSSGAMMSNSLLTYAFIKDHPEMAALLFTSSVCVGLLFTLLALSVQVTCRRRRLRDHTLGAKSNGLTPNCSKQDDEEDEAEDDEDDKEETESSLLSTAERKGIKGWEEVTYVSEEAELAERIERRDMIIQEIWMNSYLNGSSC
- the cfap298 gene encoding cilia- and flagella-associated protein 298: MVQLHVKRGDESQFLFNTTTDAALESLIQQVTAIYNGRLKVDRICSEIPELADHGVTLPPNMQGLTDEQIVELKLKDEWEERCIPSGGKIFRKDEIGRRNGHAPNDKMKEVLMRTVEEAKALISKKQAQANVCVTMEMVKEALDQLRGAVMIVYPMGLPPHDPIRMEFDDQEDLSGTQASLQVITEEECQLWWAGKEMQRGKKLQDYIGRNEKTKLVVKLQKKGQGAPAREPLVTDEQQKQMMLHYYKRQEEFKKLDEADDDSYLDSEWSNRQALKRQFQGLTNIKWGPR